In one Culex quinquefasciatus strain JHB chromosome 2, VPISU_Cqui_1.0_pri_paternal, whole genome shotgun sequence genomic region, the following are encoded:
- the LOC119766615 gene encoding uncharacterized protein LOC119766615 has translation MLITMFFKSLYLLLLSLSCAFGECIQKPVETLEAPLFGQWQVELFQRIDPGDLKNVCGGTIIGKQFVITGADCIETSNAEEVFVQGGDSQQQVPVEKIFRHPSGDVALLKTDQDFNVEPLSLWSRSGVEELIVGKKGWAEDYQSYSESSIVSRRNCRNSDAGFYTEYLVEKKKFCAKRLNGSLAPTGGGLYIADKGGNLSLRGIASSVKVKPDSYALFTDVATYLPWIQEQIGGKNVQATSSECGKRSAIDAGRPWPWQGQVYRNDSGSIQRVASVAIISELFLVSPAGVYSSSELRDPTQLSLTFTSHESGQAKVFHSQRIGKIIRHEKFYPESGSNNIALLQLQTPLKLSERLSPICLWRGDPREFNIEVRRGGTGGFTPVKDCDGPQNHFCIETSAPVAWNDTFYSERGGSWYLKGITANVSTGENGSRAMLLDVPRYTEWIDENTVFRRKNLLGNLNCAKRFINDYTFISDAVGKKCFAAHIKPTILLTTATCLENVTASEITGTSGNQTSQVKSIHVHPRFNSCNHANNIAIVQLEQPLDSTTPFCLHLDPPKRKFRLRSLLPNRGFERHFYDLAPSPGGILECADQWRREGIELDTAGGHLCGELEGISENRGDPFCAEKFEGSSLYYDYGDGQGVYLRGLLDFDKRNHCEKLLELPEVYVDVTFYAEWIRDIVGAFREDS, from the exons ATGCTGATCACCATGTTCTTTAAGAGTCTCTACTTACTTTTGCTATCGTTGAGTTGCGCTTTTGGGGAGTGCATTCAAAAGCCGGTTGAAACTTTGGAAGCGCCATTGTTTGGCCAGTGGCAGGTTGAACTGTTCCAGCGGATTGATCCGGGTGATCTGAAGAATGTCTGTGGTGGAACGATCATCGGTAAACAGTTCGTGATAACTGGAGCAGATTGCATTGAAACTTCAAACGCCGAAGAGGTCTTCGTTCAAGGAGGTGATTCGCAGCAACAAGTGCCAGTGGAGAAGATTTTTAGACATCCCTCGGGTGATGTTGCGCTGTTGAAGACTGATCAGGATTTCAATGTAGAACCGTTGTCATTGTGGAGTAGATCTGGGGTGGAGGAGCTGATTGTTGGCAAGAAAGGTTGGGCCGAAGATTATCAAAGCTACTCGGAGTCTTCAATAGTGTCTAGAAGAAACTGCCGCAACAGTGATGCTGGATTCTACACGGAGTATTTGGTAGAGAAGAAAAAGTTTTGCGCTAAGCGTCTCAATGGATCGCTTGCTCCCACCGGAGGTGGACTCTACATCGCAGATAAAGGCGGCAACTTGAGTCTACGAGGTATTGCCAGCAGTGTCAAAGTTAAGCCAGATAGCTATGCACTGTTCACCGATGTAGCGACCTACCTTCCATGGATCCAAGAACAAATCGGTGGCAAAAACGTACAAGCCACCTCTTCTGAGTGTGGTAAAAGGTCAGCGATCGACGCGGGTCGACCCTGGCCCTGGCAGGGCCAGGTCTACCGCAATGATTCCGGTTCAATACAGAGAGTTGCCAGTGTGGCGATCATCAGCGAACTGTTCCTGGTATCCCCAGCTGGTGTCTACAGCTCATCGGAACTACGCGATCCCACTCAGCTGTCCCTGACTTTCACATCGCATGAAAGTGGACAAGCTAAGGTGTTTCACAGCCAGCGAATCGGGAAGATCATTCGCCATGAGAAGTTCTACCCGGAAAGTGGAAGCAACAACATTGCTTTGCTACAGCTGCAAACTCCGTTAAAGTTATCTGAACGGCTAAGTCCGATATGTCTGTGGAGAGGTGACCCAAGGGAGTTCAACATTGAAGTTAGAAGAGGTGGTACAGGAGGATTCACTCCAGTAAAGGATTGTGACGGTCCGCAGAACCACTTTTGCATCGAAACTAGTGCGCCAGTGGCTTGGAACGATACGTTCTACTCAGAAAGGGGCGGTTCATGGTATCTGAAAGGTATCACTGCTAACGTTTCCACGGGTGAAAACGGATCTAGAGCGATGCTGCTAGACGTGCCGCGGTACACGGAGTGGATCGATGAGAATACCGTGTTCCGCAGAAAGAACCTGCTGGGCAATCTGAACTGTGCCAAGCGGTTCATAAATGATTACACGTTCATCTCTGATGCAGTCGGGAAGAAGTGCTTCGCCGCTCATATCAAGCCAACGATTCTGTTGACTACAGCAACATGCTTGGAGAATGTCACCGCTTCGGAAAT CACGGGAACCAGCGGCAACCAAACCTCCCAGGTCAAGTCAATCCACGTCCACCCCCGCTTCAACAGCTGCAACCACGCCAACAACATTGCAATCGTTCAGCTTGAGCAACCGCTGGACAGCACCACTCCATTCTGCCTGCATCTGGACCCTCCGAAGCGGAAATTCCGACTGCGTAGTTTGCTTCCCAACCGGGGCTTCGAGAGGCACTTCTACGACCTGGCACCAAGCCCGGGTGGAATACTGGAATGTGCCGACCAGTGGCGTCGCGAGGGCATCGAGTTGGACACTGCCGGGGGCCATCTGTGCGGGGAACTGGAGGGAATCTCGGAAAATCGAGGCGACCCATTCTGCGCGGAAAAGTTCGAGGGGAGTTCGCTGTACTACGACTACGGCGATGGGCAGGGCGTGTACCTGCGCGGGCTGCTGGATTTTGACAAGCGGAACCACTGCGAAAAGCTGCTGGAACTTCCGGAGGTGTACGTCGACGTGACGTTCTACGCCGAGTGGATCCGCGACATTGTGGGGGCGTTCCGGGAGGACAGTTAA